In Meleagris gallopavo isolate NT-WF06-2002-E0010 breed Aviagen turkey brand Nicholas breeding stock chromosome 2, Turkey_5.1, whole genome shotgun sequence, the following are encoded in one genomic region:
- the LOC100548843 gene encoding solute carrier family 22 member 2-like — protein sequence MPTLDDILEHIGEFDRFQKQTFFVLCLLSAAFTPVYVGVVFFGFTPEHRCFSPGVAELSQRCGWSLAEQLNHTVPEWGSHGAAYSSRCSRYEVDWNATGVSCTDPLGSLVGNRSSVPLGPCQDGWVYDYPGTSIVTEFNLVCEDSWKLDLFQSSVNAGFFIGSVNIGYIADRFGRKFCLLATILANVVCGILLVFVPSYLWIVIFRFLQGLVSKGCWTAGYILVTEVVGPQYRRTVGILYQAAFSVGLLVFDAIAYAIPHWRWLQLTVTLPCCFLILYYWCLPESPRWLISQGKTDKAKKIVNDIAKKNRKKMPSHFEGIKFEDEDSGKQSPSLIDLVRTPQMRKNTFILMYNWFTSSILYQGLIMHMGLMGGNIYLDFLYSALVEFPAAFIIIVTIDRIGRRYPWATANLVAGAACLATALIPEDLHWLKLIAACLGRMGITIAFEMVCFVNTELYPTYIRNLGVMVCSALCDVGGIAVPFIVYRLVEIWHELPLIVFTILGLIAGGLVLFLPETKGRVLPETVEDVENFHRQSTPKDKKIYLHVQTSEVARD from the exons ATGCCAACTCTGGATGACATTTTAGAACACATCGGAGAATTTGACAGGTTCCAGAAACAAACCTTCTTCGTCctgtgtttgctttctgctgccttCACTCCAGTCTATGTGGGCGTCGTCTTCTTTGGGTTCACCCCCGAGCACCGCTGCTTCAGTCCTGGCGTGGCGGAGCTGAGCCAGCGCTGTGGCTGGAGcctggcagagcagctgaacCACACCGTTCCCGAGTGGGGCAGCCATGGGGCCGCCTACAGCAGCCGTTGCAGCAGGTATGAGGTGGACTGGAACGCAACGGGTGTCAGCTGCACTGACCCCCTTGGCAGCCTTGTGGGCAACCGGAGCTCTGTCCCACTTGGCCCCTGCCAAGATGGGTGGGTCTACGACTACCCTGGGACCTCCATAGTGACTGAG TTTAACCTGGTGTGTGAGGACTCCTGGAAGCTGGACCTCTTTCAGTCATCTGTGAATGCTGGGTTCTTTATTGGCTCTGTCAACATTGGCTACATAGCAGACAG GTTTGGCCGTAAGTTTTGCCTTTTAGCCACAATTCTTGCAAATGTGGTCTGTGGGATCCTGCTGGTATTTGTGCCCAGCTACCTGTGGATTGTGATCTTTCGCTTCTTGCAAGGGCTGGTCAGCAAGGGCTGCTGGACTGCAGGCTATATCCTTG TGACGGAAGTCGTTGGTCCGCAGTACAGGAGAACGGTGGGGATCCTCTACCAGGCAGCCTTCTCAGTGGGGCTCCTGGTGTTCGATGCCATTGCTTACGCAATCCCTCACTGGCGGTGGCTACAGCTCACTGTCACCTTACCCTGCTGCTTCTTAATCCTCTACTACTG GTGCCTTCCAGAGTCTCCCAGGTGGCTGATATCTCAAGGAAAAACTGACAAAGCTAAGAAAATTGTCAATGATATAGCTAAAAAAAATCGGAAAAAGATGCCTTCCCATTTTGAG GGTATTAAATTCGAAGATGAAGATAGTGGAAAGCAGAGTCCTTCACTCATTGACCTTGTCAGGACACCGCAGATGagaaaaaacacattcattttgatGTACAACTG GTTCACAAGCTCCATCCTCTACCAAGGGCTCATCATGCACATGGGACTAATGGGTGGGAACATTTATCTGGATTTTCTCTATTCTGCTCTCGTTGAGTTTCCAGCTGCCTTCATCATTATCGTCACTATTGATCGTATTGGCCGTCGCTACCCATGGGCTACAGCAAACCTGGTGGCTGGGGCTGCCTGCCTTGCCACAGCCCTGATCCCCGAGG ACCTACACTGGCTGAAATTAATTGCTGCTTGCCTTGGTCGAATGGGAATCACGATAGCTTTTGAAATGGTTTGCTTTGTAAACACTGAGTTATATCCAACGTACATCAG AAACCTTGGTGTGATGGTCTGCTCTGCCTTGTGTGATGTTGGTGGAATTGCTGTCCCCTTCATCGTCTACAGGCTGGTGGAAATCTGGCATGAGTTGCCTCTGATAGTCTTCA CTATTCTTGGTTTGATTGCGGGTGGATTGGTGTTGTTTCTTCCTGAAACTAAAGGAAGAGTTTTGCCTGAAACCGTCGAAGATGTTGAAAACTTTCACAG GCAAAGCACTCCAAAGGACAAAAAGATCTATCTCCATGTCCAAACATCAGAAGTAGCCCGTGATTGA